The nucleotide sequence GACAGATTGTGGACGGAGTTGATGGTGTCCAGAACGCGTTCGGCGTCGGACTCCGGCAGAACGGCGCGCAAGTACCTGGTCACTTGTTCGTCGGTGAATGGGAGTAGGAGCATCGACTCGAAGGCTTCGCTGGTCTTCTCGCCTCGCTCCTCGCCCGTGAAATGGTTCCGTTCGTCTCGCAGGGTTCGGAAATATTGGGTCCTTGACGAAATCAGGACCTTAGGCCTTGACGGACCATCACGGCCATCGGCTGGCACTAGCGATAGAAGACGGCGGGTGAATTCCGTTCCGTCGGCCTCGCTCAGTTTTACCAATGCCTCATCCAGGCCGTCAAAGATGATGAGCGCGCCTGCGCCGATCCAACTGCGGATCTGCTCGACTGAGCACAGGTCCAAATTGCCGTTGTGGCGCCAGCCTGCTTGGGCGCATTCGGCCATCACCTCATCGACTGTCGGCACTCGGTCGCGCAGCGCTGTGACATGGCGCAGATCGAAGTGCAGCGGCACCGGCCACGATTGGTCGGCCGAGCGGCGCTCAAGGATCTCTCTGGCCAGGCGCTGGCAGGAGATGGTCTTTCCCATGCCATATTCGCCGAGCAACACAAGACAACTGCGGCCTTCTGGGTCATGCGCCCAGTCCAACAGGGCTTGGAAGGCATTCGAACCCTGTGCGATCGCGCGTTCCTGTTGGGCGGGTGCGGCGTCCTTGGCAAGAGACCTGCGTGAGCCGTCCGGATTGTCGATCAGTTCCCGGATGCTATCCAGGTCCTTGAACCAGGGCGGCGGAAGGGGCGTTTCTGGGCGTGTCTTGATGAGCAATCCCGATCGCTCGACGGGCAGCGGTTCTTCGGATTCCCGACCCTCGACTTCCCAGCCACCCGCGTGGATGGCCGCATGGACCACCAAGGCGGCGTTGGCGGCGGCGCTCTCTTGGTCGCGGTCCTTGGTCGCAGTACCCTTCCGGCCGTCCCCCCAGTCGCAGATGGCCTTCACAACGATCCAAGGCACGCCGTCCTCGCGGGCCGGAAGCGAAAGGCCGCTTCCCTCCATCTCCCCGCCGATCACGTTTCCGTACAGCTTCTTGAGGCTTTCGCGGTAGTCGAGGTTGTCCACGAGTGGGCTGCCTGAGACCAGACGGCCGAAGTGGACCCGAGGCCACCCCAGTCCGGCCTGCGGGCCATTGAGTCGGCTCTGGTCAAGAGCGTAGATTCGCCGAAGCAACGATGGCGTCGCGTCGCGGCAGGTCCCGCGCGGGGTGAGGGTCCCGTTCGCGTTGATCCTTTGTAGGTCATAACCCTGGATGTCGCGGCTCACCAACACGTCGCCCATTCTCTGCTTCGCCGGGTTCATCCCGAACGCTATGCCGACGCCGATCAGGGCACGGGGCTTGAAGAGGCCGCATACGCGGTGGGCCGTGGCTTGCGTCTCTTCCTCGCCTTGGCGGCTGATCACCTGGATGACCTTGACGCCGCCATGCTCGCCCAAGTCGTAGTACGGCAAGTCGTCCTTGAACCGCAGTTCCGCACGCGGGGCGAACCTATCGCGCACCGCCTTGGTCTCGTGCTCGTTGAATGTCACCAGCACAATCGGCGTGTTCAGCAGCAAACCGGGCGGCCGCTCGGCCAGGGCACCAGGCGCGACTGCCGCCAAGTCCGGCGTGTTTGGTTGGGGTGCCGCTTCGTCGGGACCTTCGAACCACAGCAAACCGGGCGGCCGCTCTACCAGGGCACCAGGCGCGATTGCCGCCAAGTCCGGCGTGTTTGGTTGGGGCGCCACTTCGTCGGGACCTTCGAACCACACAAAGCGCTTGCCTGCGCCCGCTTTCTTGTTCTCCGTGATGCGCGCCACCAGGGGGAGGCCTGCCTCTCGAGCGGCGTCGTTGATTGCCTTGAGCAGCCTCTGCAACGCGTTGTTGGCGCTGTTGGTCTTCACCAGCGGCCACAGCTTCTTGTGGAGCGTGGCCACTACGACCCGGCCGTCCTGTCCCAGAAGCTCCACTAAGACTGTGGCCGCGTCCTCTGCGCTGCCCAGCGGCAGTTTCTTCAGTGCCTTGTGTACCGCATATTGCGACAAGACAGTGGCCACTGTGACTCCTTTCGACCGACAGCGGTGAACGTGCCGACAAGGCCCGAAACCTACACAAGAACAGCAGAAAAACGACAAAGAGCAGAAGCGGAACCGGGCATATCGGCAATCGGAACACTCAAGAAACGGAATACGCCAATTCCGCAGCTGCCATCGCGACCTGCGCCCAAGATGAAGCGGGAATACGGCTGTCCATTTCGAAGGATCGCTCGCGGGGTTTGGGCGCCGCAGAATCGACCAGCTTCTGCGCGCGGGCCTACGCTCATCAGGAGGATAGGCCGCATACCGTCTGCTGACACCACCAACTGCGGGGAGAGTGGTCGTAGCCGTGCCGTAGGCGCGGGTTTGCCCAAGAAGCCATGCGAACGGCGCGAGCTCATTCGGAGGTTCGCCCTTGAACTCTTCACAAGCGTAGTCCCTTTGAGGCACACTTTCGCCGAGTCCTCGGCGTTCCGATGCCCAGAGGAGGGCGATCCGAGTTTCCCAGAAGACCGCTCCTGACCGCTTCAACTGTCTCATCCATGGTTCGATGAACTACGCAAAGAGTGTCCATCAGCGGTGTGGGCAAATCGGCTTCGGTCAATCCACCAAGGAGGACAGGGATGATTCTGAATTCTTCGCTTAGACTTCTTGAGATGGCAACGTTGAGTTCTTTTCGGACCCAAGGTTTGCAGATGCTCGCCTCGGACAGCAAAGCAACCAGAGCCCCCGCAGGTTGGATGCCATGAACGAAAACCCCCTCGATCAACGAGTCCCCGGGTACCAACTCCCATTCGTCGAGCCAAACGTTAACGCCCGTGCGACGCAGTGCAGTCGCGAGCTCCCGTGCAAAGGATTTGTCCTCTGACGCATGGCAGAGGAATGGTCCAGCCGCTTCACCTTGACTTCCGCCAGACGGCTGCTGCCTGCCGACGGCAAGGTGTCGGGCGTCGTCACGGGGAAGACGTTCGTCTTGAGTGCGCGGTGCCGCTACTTCCAGTTGAACAGTCAAGATTGACATGCATATGGCCATTCCGGTGGGCGCGGTAACCTCAGCGACCACTTCTGCAGCCGGAAATCCCACGGCAACTCGCGCCTCTCCGCCTCGAGCCGCCGCATAGCTGGTCGGCAGTTCGGACAGTAGCCCGTCCGGTCCACGCTCCCGGTTCTCCCAGCCTTCCAGTCGGACCCGGCCAGCGGCCGGAGCCCGTTTGCTGCCCAACTGCCCTTCTTTCGACGGTCTATTGGATGGATGATTGGGCAAGTGCGCGGCCATCATGATCCCTTCCTTAGTCTTGTTGCGCGCAACGCTACCATGATTGAGCCCAGGGCGCAATGCAATACACAGGGAATGAGAGGGAACGAGGTTGTTGCCGAGTGTTCCTACAGGTGAAACGGGGAAACGACAAGGTGCAATAGCTCACCCAGTGTCGACCTCGTTGCTCCTGAAGCAGAGGTTTGCGTCCGCGAGCCGGAAGGGTCTCGACACCGCTGAGCACGGCAGCGGCTTCCGGCCTGGAAAGCGCTGGCTCAAAGCCCTCCGCAGCGTTCGACCGAAGGGATCGGGCTCAGGGCGCTGAAATACGCCATGGAGACGGTATCGAGGTTGTCATCCGGGAAGCTCAGTTCGACCGCCACGGGCAACCCGCAGCCGACACCGTAGATCCACGCCGGCTCCTCCGGGTGGCGGGCTTGTCACTTGACCCCTGAGGAGTAGACCTCGGACAGCCCCACGGCCTGTGCGGGACCCAAGTGCGCAAGTCCGTGTCCTACAGGTCCGGCAAGTAGTGGGCCAACCATCGCGCGGCCAACCAGCCGCGAGTCACGACGCTCTGATGGCTCAACCGAGGATTTCGGATTCGGCTGGGCCCTGACCAAGAGGTGGAAATCGATCGTGAGGAACTGGCCGAGCCCTCGCCGCTCAGCCACTCGCGCCCCTCAGCCTACCGCCGCAGAGCGGTGCCCATGGGCGCGTCCAGAATGGGCCGGGACGAAAATGGGGGCGGTACCTATTTCCGCCGGAAATAGGTACCGTCCCCATTTTCGTTAGCGGGGGGTTGGGTCCGCGAAGGCTAGTTTGGCGATTTCTCGGGCCTCCGCGTCTGGTTCCATGAAGACCGGGGCGGTCCAGGAGTAGCGGACGCGCCAGCCTGTGGATTCCAGGATTGAAGGCCAGAAGCGGATCTTAGCTCTCAGGGACGCCTCGGCCATGAAGGCCCTGTCGTCCGTCATGACGGCCACGACCTCGCGGGCCGGGCCCGGATCCGGGCGGACGGCCAGTTTGATCCAGGGGCCCTGCTCCGGGCCGTAGTTGGCGGTGACGTGGGTGCCGCGGCGCTCCACGCGCCGGGCCAGGTCCGCGAACAAGGCGTCGGAGACCTGCGGGCCGGAGAGCGGCAAAGCCTTGGGGTGCGCGGCGGCCGTGAGCACGTCCTTGAACAGGTGCGGGCCGGCGCCCTTCAGGCGGTCGTCGTCCAAGTCCTCCGGGGCAAGGGAACTCACCACCGTGAGGCGCCGCCGGCCGGCCAGCAGCGCGTCGGTCAGCAAAAC is from Bifidobacteriaceae bacterium and encodes:
- a CDS encoding toll/interleukin-1 receptor domain-containing protein; this encodes MSILTVQLEVAAPRTQDERLPRDDARHLAVGRQQPSGGSQGEAAGPFLCHASEDKSFARELATALRRTGVNVWLDEWELVPGDSLIEGVFVHGIQPAGALVALLSEASICKPWVRKELNVAISRSLSEEFRIIPVLLGGLTEADLPTPLMDTLCVVHRTMDETVEAVRSGLLGNSDRPPLGIGTPRTRRKCASKGLRL
- a CDS encoding pentapeptide repeat-containing protein — encoded protein: MATVLSQYAVHKALKKLPLGSAEDAATVLVELLGQDGRVVVATLHKKLWPLVKTNSANNALQRLLKAINDAAREAGLPLVARITENKKAGAGKRFVWFEGPDEVAPQPNTPDLAAIAPGALVERPPGLLWFEGPDEAAPQPNTPDLAAVAPGALAERPPGLLLNTPIVLVTFNEHETKAVRDRFAPRAELRFKDDLPYYDLGEHGGVKVIQVISRQGEEETQATAHRVCGLFKPRALIGVGIAFGMNPAKQRMGDVLVSRDIQGYDLQRINANGTLTPRGTCRDATPSLLRRIYALDQSRLNGPQAGLGWPRVHFGRLVSGSPLVDNLDYRESLKKLYGNVIGGEMEGSGLSLPAREDGVPWIVVKAICDWGDGRKGTATKDRDQESAAANAALVVHAAIHAGGWEVEGRESEEPLPVERSGLLIKTRPETPLPPPWFKDLDSIRELIDNPDGSRRSLAKDAAPAQQERAIAQGSNAFQALLDWAHDPEGRSCLVLLGEYGMGKTISCQRLAREILERRSADQSWPVPLHFDLRHVTALRDRVPTVDEVMAECAQAGWRHNGNLDLCSVEQIRSWIGAGALIIFDGLDEALVKLSEADGTEFTRRLLSLVPADGRDGPSRPKVLISSRTQYFRTLRDERNHFTGEERGEKTSEAFESMLLLPFTDEQVTRYLRAVLPESDAERVLDTINSVHNLSELAHRPVALRFVADQIPEIEKARAQGDPIYGSTLYRMMANQWFDRDQGKHHIKRREDKLALAAALAAHLWLEATSGRGSASAEEAQLPALALEDWLHEWLEQQPRLKRRYGHLNPDLLEEDLRNTTFLRRVDLGPDKGVFRFAHTSLQEFFLSEHLVTNLRSDNPSAWEMPCPSAETLDFLGQSLVTAEDHLELLATLERWVRMPQAQVNTLILRYALRARTHEYPEPSLRGINLQGVNLRGEQLELGPLDLSGANLSGADLTDARLVDCDLSRVGFTAARLRRAHLLECSLENANFDRADLVGAVVRRANLRATSLTGSSLRDSHWIDCVSAPASLPGDPSVVLVHPGRTVPQYGATSGRLDIGGHTGPVDAVAWSPDGTSLAAGGYDDTVRLWDPATGQTTAVLKGHTNWVRAVAWSPDGTALATGGDDDTVRLWDPATGQTTAVLKGHTDWVRAVAWSPDGTALATGGDDDTVRLWDPATGQEIRRIQRFQRDNYSVWDSDGNLTLCSEGAWEYLAWLAPADADHPYGRNLPAEYFGPLPVAPDPEPVERR